The Collibacillus ludicampi region CCTCGCAGTGTCGCGAAAAACATACCTTCTCCTCCGAAGAGCGCAGTTTTAATGCCTCCAACAAATTCGATGTCATAGGTGACTCCTTGCGTCAAGGCAACGAGATTTCCCGCGTGGATACGCAATAGCTCTCCGGCAACTAATTCCCTCTCGTATATCGTCCCTCCGGCATGAATAAAGGCAAGACCTTCCCCTTCGAGCTTCTCCATGATAAAACCTTCACCGCCGAAAAAACCAGCTCCTAATCTCCTTTGAAAATCGATACCGACAGAAATACCTTTAGCCGCACATAAAAATGCATCTTTTTGGCACACGATTTTGCCGCCGTATATGCGAAGATCGAGTGGTATGATCTTACCGGGATAAGGAGCGGAAAAGGCCACTCGTTTCTTGTCATAACTTAGATTTGTAAACTCTGTCATAAACAAACTTTCGCCAGCCAACCATCTTTTTCCTGCCCCGATCAATTTCCCCATAAATCCTTGCTGTGAACCATCTCCGAACAGCGTCTGAATCTGAACGCCATCTTCCATCATCATGAGACTACCAGCTTCTGCAATCACACTTTCTTGCGGATCCAGTTCGATTTCTACAAATTGCATCTCATTCCCGTGAATCTGAAAGTCAATCTCATGGGCCATGCCATACACCTCTCCTCTCAGTTTCATTACTTCCATGCATCCGCATGTAACAGATTAAGTTTCTTTGAAATGAAAATCAAGGATTTTTTTACTAAATATCTCTATTATGTAATCTTTGTGTTTCTTTTTCATTGACAGGTAGAAAAATTTTCTCATACTAAAAATGAAAGTTGTGCTGAATCCCCATGTTCTCATTTATGCTTAATGAACGATGATGAATTATAATCTATATTTATAAAATTGACAATCTTATATTATATTTTTTATAATCCTTACTGTTGAGATTTTAACATGGTTTTCCATACATGTCTCTTTCGAATATTCCCTGGGAATTTAAATGCACAAGAATTTTATACATACAAAATTTCCACAATGAAAGGAAGGCGATCATTTATGTACATAAAAGTAACCAGACAAGATATTTTTAATTCGTTCATGATATCACAATTACAAGGAAAAAAGCAGGATCTCCTGGATATGCTGGCTTTTTCTCCAGACTTGGCGGAAAGTGAAATTGCGGAGATTAACCAGTTAATCAGCCTCATTGATTACAGAATGGAAGATATTAATGAATTGATGGAGAACGTGGTGTAAACATCGGCACTTTTTGATCATGATTGAAGCGAGTGAATGCCGTTCTTACGAACGGCATTCATTTTCATTCTTTCACTCCGGGAAGAGTCGCTGCTTCGCTTCGGAGAAGTCCGTTTCTTTAGTAACTTGATTCCGTTTTACCGATAAACATGGTTATCAAATTTCACGTAGCCAACCGGATGGTGAGTGAAATGCAGGACAGGATCTTTGTCTCCGTCATTCGGAACATACATACCTTTTAATTCCATATGCTTTCCAATCGCATGTTCCAAGTGTAAACGCTCCGGAATTCCATCTTTGTCCCCGTAGCGTAAGGCAACCAATACGTTCCCCTTCGTATCTACAGGAACGCTTTTGGGATTTTCCAGCACTTTATCGATATGGATGAGGAATCGCTGATGTTTCGCCCCTTTTTCATCATCAGGAAGCACTTTTACAACCGTTGCTTCCACTGTAACAGGATATTCTTTTGATACAGGATTTTCCTTCGAATCGGGCGTATCTTTTGAACAAGCGGCGACTGTAAGCAGAACAACGAACAGAGTCAACAACATGAATATTTTATCTAAAACCTTCTTCATCACTACCACCTGTGCTCATCAAACTTGTATCGTTTTCCTTGCAGTTACCATGATATTTAAGAGCATCGTGTCCCCCAGACACCGACATTTTGAAAATCAATCCGCAGTACTAGACATATTCAAATACGACCCTTCTTACTCATAGATTGTGAAATCACTAGAAATTCCGTTTCAGACTGATTCATCATTTGATGTGGTGTAAGAGGGTAGTACTTCATGTGAAACGTTGCGATTATCCGTTTATCCACGCACCAATCGTGTAACCTAAGAAAGCAAAGAGTATACCGAACAGATAACTTATGCCTAAATAGAGGCCAAGAACTCTCCATTCTTTTTGTTTTGCCAACTGGAGACTATCCACTTTGAACGTTGAGAACGTTGTAAAAGCTCCCATGAAACCGGTACCGAATAGTAAATAGATCGAGGTTCCCCATTTTCCCCCAATAATGAAGCCTAATAAAAATGACCCCAAAAGATTTACAAATAAAGTTCCGTACGGAAACCTCGATGAAACGCGCCCCGCAATCCACTGACTCGAACAATAGCGAGCAATCGCCCCAAAAAAACCTCCAACGCCGACCAATAAACCATCCCACATCATCTTGATTCACTCCTCTCTCGTTATCCCTCTTAATTTAAAAAGGCGGTAACCGCACCATGCCATCAGTAATCCCCCCCATAGACTTAGGAGAACGTAAAGAATAGCGATACCCCATAATCCCTTCTGAATGAGAGCCAAAGTCTCCGCACTAAAAGTGGAAAATGTAGTAAAAGACCCGATAAACCCCGTACCAAAACCTACGCGTATCCACGATGGAAAGTTTTTATGGCTTGCTGCCCAGGGAGTGAACCATCCGAGAATGATACATCCCAGATAATTGATCAACAGAGTTTCCAAAGGAAATGAGAGGGACCACCATGAATGAATAAGTAACCCCAAATCATAACGGAATAAGGCACCCAGTACTCCAGCGATTCCGACAATGAAATAAATCATTTGACACCACCTTTTTCATAAACAGTTTCCTATCGAAGTTCTTCGAGGGTACCACTGCGTTAAAGAGAGCTTTTTCATCCGCAAACCATCTCATGGGGGTAAAGAAGCTTCCCCTTAAACACTTGTTCCCGATGATAAAAATAACAGACTCCCACCATGATATACTGGTAGGAGTCATTAGCCACCCGGGCGCTTATGGCGAACTCCATCGCCTTTGTTGATTACAATGAAAACTAAAAAAAGTATACCGAATGTCATTTCTTGTATCAAGACAACACTCCTGCTCCAACCCCATCAACACGGAAAAATATTACATGTATCCTGGAAAAGAAACTGTTAAACCATATCATTACTGAATCCCCAGTGTGGTGGTCATATGAAGAAACGCACACGATACATGAAAGTAATCTTTTTTTGTTGTATAGCTTTACTACTGACTCCTGCCATCGTTCATGCTGGTAAAAAGGGACGTATTTATTTGGGGTCTCACGAACAAATCCTTAGGGAAATTCCAACAACAGAAAAATTGGTTGCTCTTTCCTTTGATGACGGACCGAATCCGAGATACACACCTCAAGTATTAGACCTATTGAAACAATATAACGCCAAAGCAACATTTTTTGTGATCGGCTCACGGGTCGAAAAATTTAGGGATTTGGTGCAAAGAGAAGCCATGGAAGGGCATGAAGTTGCTAATCATTCCTATCGTCATACTTTTAAAAAGTTATCTGAAAAAGAATTTAAAGAAGACTTAACGAAAGCACAAAAAGCAATTTATTATGCAACAGGACATTTTTCACACCTCTATCGCCCTCCAGGGGGATATTATGATGAAATGACGATTCATCTTGCCAAAAGCGAGGGGTATATCATCGTCCTTTGGTCGAAGGACACCAGAGATTGGAGTAAGCCTGGCGTGGATAAAATTGTCCATCAGGTGCTCGATCATTTGCATAACGGTGACATCATCCTCTTTCATGACCACGGGCGTGATCGCGGACAAACGATTCAGGCATTAGCAAAAATACTCCCGGAGATTCAAGCAAAAGGATATCAATGCGTTACGATCTCAGAGTTGTTAAAAACAAAAGCGAGTCCGTAGACGAATCGACTCATACGGTCAAGTTGAACATGAAAAATCTACCATGTTGGGTAAATAACTAAACGACAATCACAGTTCTATCTACTTTTAGCGTTCTGCCAATATGATCGAGCAGTGTTAAAAAACCGTTCTGTCTCGTTTTCAGATGAAGTCATCTCAATCATGGACACGTGAAACCTTTGAGACGCTGAAGGAATGGATCTCGGATGAACTGGTTCAAGTGAGGAGGCAGTTACATATGAACGCTATCTTAACCGTTGAGAAGGAAAGGCGTAACGTGGACGTACTAGTGGAGTTTAAGGAGAAGGGTTTGATCAAAGAAGCACAATACATGTCGCCCATGCTAGAAGCGGAGGCGGTGGAGAGATTTAAAGCCGTACCCCGAAGAAGAGATGTATGCATATCCCGTTCTCCTATGGTCGGAAACGTAAAAAATGATGGGCCGGAGTGTATCGGAAGGATGTAATATACGTTAAGGACTTAAAGATGAGAAATGCCGGTTTCTCCTACTCTGCAGAGGAAACTTGCATTTTTCGATTCGTTCAAATCAAATCTTTGATGTAATAAAAATGATTATAAACGAAGCGATTTATCGGAAATATATGTTAGTCACTCTTTCGCTTTCCGGGCAATTAAGAAACGCTTGATGTACCCGAACCCCATCAACTTTCTGCGATTTTCGTCCCATATGCGGAAGTTAAGCGATCTCAGGCTGGACAAAAGGGTAACAGGCGTCACATTCTGAAACATCGTATTCTCTTCATGAGCACGGTCCAGATAGTAGTTTGGCACCCGAGGACTCAGGTGATGAATATGGTGGAAGCCAATGTTTCCCGTGAACCAATGCAGAACCTTTGGCAGCTTATAGAATGAGCTCCCGCGTAGAGCCGCATTCATATGATCCCATTTATCTCCTTTTTCGAAGTAGGTCCCCTCAAACTGATGCTGAACGTAGAAGAGCCAGACGCCGAACAAACTCGAAATTAGAAAGACAGGTCCCTGGACCAATAAGAACGTTTTCCAGCCGATTGTCCAACAAAGCAGCCCGGTAACGACTGCTATTCCGAGGTTGATCAAGTAGGTATTAAGCCGTTCCTTCATCTTGGCCCCCTTCCGGTTAAATCGGTATTTAATGAGGAAAACGTAGGAAGGACCGAGTCCGAACATAATCAGCGGGTTCCTGTACATGCGATAAGCCAGTCGCTTCAGTGGCGGTAACGCCAGATATTCTTCCACTGTCAACGTCCAAATGTCCCCTATGCCGCGCCGATCCAGGTTACCACTGGTAGCGTGATGGACCGAATGAGTGTGCCGCCACTGATAGAATGGGCAGCAGGTCAAAATACCGGCAATCGTTCCTAACACCTCGTTTGCGGTCCGACTGGAAAAGAAGGAACCATGACAGCAGTCATGAAAGATGATGAAGATCCGGACCAACAAGCCAGCTGCTAGACCAGTCAGCACCAAAGTGAGCCAATAGGACACCGAAAGGCTCAAATACGCAGCGTACCAGAACAGAAAGAAGGGTACACAGGTGTTAATAATTTGCCAAACGCTCCGCTTCACGTTCGGTCTCTCGTAAGGTGCAATTATCTTCCTCCAGCTTTCCTTCATTTTGTGATCTATCACTAAAAACTCCTCTCCCTCATTCAAGATCTGAATTCATTTTTGTTATTAAGCACATCGAATTGCCCATCGAATTACTTTTCATGAACAACGACCGCTAATATACATTAGCGGTCGTTAGGCGTTTTCGTAACGTATACTCGATATCTGTGAATATTTAAACTATTATAACAATTATATCATGTCTGCCAATGTAAGTCAACATTTGGAGCATATTTTGGATTGAATTAAAAAAAGGATGCGCTTCAAAGTACGCCTCTACTTTCTTTTTCAGCATTTAAATCTGAACCTCAACGCAGGAATGAACCTATTTTCTCAAGCATGAATATACTACTGGTATCATGGGTCCTGATTAGGCAAACTCTCCCTTATTGATGCCATAAGCCACC contains the following coding sequences:
- a CDS encoding polysaccharide deacetylase family protein; translated protein: MKKRTRYMKVIFFCCIALLLTPAIVHAGKKGRIYLGSHEQILREIPTTEKLVALSFDDGPNPRYTPQVLDLLKQYNAKATFFVIGSRVEKFRDLVQREAMEGHEVANHSYRHTFKKLSEKEFKEDLTKAQKAIYYATGHFSHLYRPPGGYYDEMTIHLAKSEGYIIVLWSKDTRDWSKPGVDKIVHQVLDHLHNGDIILFHDHGRDRGQTIQALAKILPEIQAKGYQCVTISELLKTKASP
- the crcB gene encoding fluoride efflux transporter CrcB, yielding MWDGLLVGVGGFFGAIARYCSSQWIAGRVSSRFPYGTLFVNLLGSFLLGFIIGGKWGTSIYLLFGTGFMGAFTTFSTFKVDSLQLAKQKEWRVLGLYLGISYLFGILFAFLGYTIGAWING
- a CDS encoding TIGR00266 family protein → MAHEIDFQIHGNEMQFVEIELDPQESVIAEAGSLMMMEDGVQIQTLFGDGSQQGFMGKLIGAGKRWLAGESLFMTEFTNLSYDKKRVAFSAPYPGKIIPLDLRIYGGKIVCQKDAFLCAAKGISVGIDFQRRLGAGFFGGEGFIMEKLEGEGLAFIHAGGTIYERELVAGELLRIHAGNLVALTQGVTYDIEFVGGIKTALFGGEGMFFATLRGPGKVWIQSLPLSRLADHIISASPIAGGSRREEGGFLGGLFDGD
- a CDS encoding fatty acid desaturase, with the translated sequence MKESWRKIIAPYERPNVKRSVWQIINTCVPFFLFWYAAYLSLSVSYWLTLVLTGLAAGLLVRIFIIFHDCCHGSFFSSRTANEVLGTIAGILTCCPFYQWRHTHSVHHATSGNLDRRGIGDIWTLTVEEYLALPPLKRLAYRMYRNPLIMFGLGPSYVFLIKYRFNRKGAKMKERLNTYLINLGIAVVTGLLCWTIGWKTFLLVQGPVFLISSLFGVWLFYVQHQFEGTYFEKGDKWDHMNAALRGSSFYKLPKVLHWFTGNIGFHHIHHLSPRVPNYYLDRAHEENTMFQNVTPVTLLSSLRSLNFRIWDENRRKLMGFGYIKRFLIARKAKE
- the crcB gene encoding fluoride efflux transporter CrcB, which encodes MIYFIVGIAGVLGALFRYDLGLLIHSWWSLSFPLETLLINYLGCIILGWFTPWAASHKNFPSWIRVGFGTGFIGSFTTFSTFSAETLALIQKGLWGIAILYVLLSLWGGLLMAWCGYRLFKLRGITREE
- a CDS encoding DUF3465 domain-containing protein, with the protein product MKKVLDKIFMLLTLFVVLLTVAACSKDTPDSKENPVSKEYPVTVEATVVKVLPDDEKGAKHQRFLIHIDKVLENPKSVPVDTKGNVLVALRYGDKDGIPERLHLEHAIGKHMELKGMYVPNDGDKDPVLHFTHHPVGYVKFDNHVYR